Genomic window (Vigna radiata var. radiata cultivar VC1973A chromosome 1, Vradiata_ver6, whole genome shotgun sequence):
attttctaagaaCCCATAAATTCGTCTTTTTAAAATTGGTAATGTGGCCTAAGTaataagatttaaatattttaatattagaaattcaaattgaagttttataaaacgaatttcattatttcaagtcatattatctctctaaaaatagttttttctagtattttttcttctctttaggTGTTTTAATGTTGGGCCATCTATTTGAAGATCTGGAGGACCAAAGTGATCGTTGAAGTGAGGTCTACTAGTTTAGCCGAACAGTTCTTGAAAAAGAGTTAGTTtaaactctcttttttctctagTTTCACATTTTTCGATGCATGTGAATAGTCTTCTATTATATGTGTCATCTAAGCTTTTCCTTTGATTattgataacggtaattcttaccattatctgtggtgcaattttcttacaaaatcaactctcttgaagcttgaaacatgcttaatcctctcttttatctaactttgtgaataagtTTAGCTTGGGTTACACATATgagttttcatcactaattcctcaagTTTTGTAGGAAATTTGTGTGCTTTGGAAGAGCATCCAAACTACCAAGAGTGGGAGCCCAAGAAAAGCTGCAAAAGCAAGTGTTTTGGAGGATCATGGAAGATTTCCCATGTTTGGGCGCCTCAGGAGGAGGGCTGAGCCCCATTCAATTTGCATTTCACTACAAATCTCATGCTTGGGTACCTTAGAAGGGGGTTGGGCGCCCTACAATTCCCTGTTTCACCCAAAACTTCGTGCTTGGGCGCCCAGAAGGGGGCTGGGTGCCTTTCAATTTGCTGACCTTGTGTAATCCTCGCGCCTGGACGCCCCAGAAGAGGGGGACTGGGCGCAACTATTTGCTGATGTGACACCCTAGACCTATTTAAGGATTCCATGCAACAAGGGTGCCATGATTCTTTGGTTtgcttgatattgggaaatattgtgtgaaccttgaactagactaaacacataaaggaaatagtgtctagggatagatcTTGGACCTTTAGTTGTCTTAAACCTCTGATCTTAATGCagatgaacttgttaggttACCAAGGGATTGAGATTTAATGAGTAAATCTAGGCTCTCTCTACCAAGTGATTGAGTTTGAGTAACTTAATAGGTTGAAATGAGCATTTAAATGAAGAAGTAGTCATGTCCATTTGCATGAGAGTGTAGTAGGTacaatcattctccaacatctccattccatatcatttctaatcATTTCATTTCCAAGTGTTTTAACCCCAAGAAGTTCAATTTACCACTtatgcattatgtttattttcattgcacTGAATTTACATTAAACAAATCATTTTTTAGTCTAAATTAGTTAGACAATTATACGATTGTAAAGTGTCATACGAGTCTTTTGGGatacgatatccggtcttaccggtttattacttaagacaatttggtacgcttgccaaagaGCTAACAATTATCTGCTAATCAATGGTTCTAATCGCGTACCTTGATCATGTTTCTGTGGTTTGTAGGTACAACTAGAACTCTCTGAGTTAAGGAAGCAGTTTTAGGTTCCTTTTAGGATCGTTTGGTCGTTTAATcggtaagggaagctaaataCCTTAACTCtttcattttagtaattttgataaatctaattttaagtattttagtttgattaaatTGACTGAATTATTGAATTGAGTAAATGGGTTTGCCAAAATTCTAATGTTTTGTACATGATTAAGTGAATATTGGTTTGAATGTGTGTTTTCTAATATTGAACTAATCTTGTAGTGATTGATTGTTAAATGTGCCTATTTTAGTTGCTTGAATTTGTGGAAGTGATGTTGTATTGAGTTGGGAAATTCTGTTGAATCATAGTATggtaaaaagaataaagttatAGTTGATTTTGGTTTAAAATAAGGGTTTTAATAGGTGAGTTTTAGAAAGGCTGGTCTAAGCGAAAAAAGTGATGATTTAGGTTTTGATGTATGGGTATTTGGAGTGTGTATGAGTTGTGAATTGATAGATTTGGGATTTAGGATGGAGTAGTAGTCAATTGGCTatgttttgaatgattttttttagtgtattttaGAGGTTTGGATTAGTGAATTTTGGAAACAGCAGGTCTATTATATATTAGAGTGTTTGAAGTTTGTGATTGAGTCATTTTAGACTTGTCTAGACTCGTAAGTTGCTCAGATATGAGCTAAAAGTGGTAGAATTGAATTATAATCTAAAGAATGGTGCTTTAGTTGATTTTGGGTGGGAATTCAATGATGAATGGGTTAAACTTTGTTACagttggattgtttatacttgGGCAAGTATAATATAGATTAAAATCTCAAATGGAAGTAGTAGAAGGTCGTAGAGGTACATAAGATAAGATTGGTGAGGATGAGATGGTACAAATTTTGCAGAATTGGGTGTTTTGACAGTGAGTTGCATGGGTTGGGCGAGCTCCATCGCTGAACTTGTGGAGTTCATTATTTTTGCTCTGGCTGGGTGAGTAGTTTTAGTCGTTGGGCGAGAGTATTGTCAGACACCTCTAGCTAAGCAAACAAATTTGGTAGTTGAGTGAGAAAACTTTAGCTAAGCGAGCAGAATCTGGTGATTGAGCGAGAATGTcagaattttaattaagttttccTATATCTCTTGAGATGTATTCAATGATTGTGATGGTGTGAATGATGAAACTAAGATTTGTTTATAACATGAGTTAGGCTTATTTTAAGTggtttaaatgaatttaatgtaTATTGAATTAGAGGattgttttatttgatgaatACTAAACATGATATAAGTGTTTTGTATGGATCAAGTATGAGGTGAAAAGGATTCCATGGGGAAATCCTTATGGGAGTTCTGTTGTGTAATGTAATGAAGTATGGGTTCCGAGGTTGGGGAATGATTTTGACACTCTCAATAACCTTAATCTCAAATAGAGATGGGTGATTATGTTGTGGAGAGTAGTAAGAAGTCCTAGTCTATGGTCATTGATTTTGGCCATAGATGTTTGACAGATTAACCTTGGTGTATTGTGGTTGTGGTTATTATTATTCTGAGCAAGTTGCTCCACCATATATTGTGTAGGTTCCCCATGAGTCTGACATCAATATATACATTCGGGTAGATGGAGTTTAAGGTTGATGGGATTATTTGTattgtttgatttatattttgaatgtgatattattgttttaaaatatgcGTATGTTCTTTTGGTACTTTAGCTTACCTTTGCTTTTGTGTTGTCTATTTGTGTGTTTTATTtgctcttttgcaatgatcatcttaaTGGTGTGAGTTTAAGTGGTGTCTCTGGTGAGCAGGAGCTAGCTTAATGtaagttttcttgtttttagacattttttaataatttaattcacaaattaaaataaatagttctaatcttttttactattttatttttcttaactttatatgttaatatttcttaattttaaataaatgaattattaaatttatacatggtatttatgtgtgtgtgataatatgtatattaaaatttttagaaattgtaaaaaagttaaaaaaatcaagttaggataaaaaaaagataatgaaaagcTTATGAAGTCTTGGAGTACGATCAAATTTTTATACGActtcactttaatttttatgtcaTCGCAAAATTTGGAGCATGATTTCTATTTTGAAATCGTTAGCCTGTACATGACTTATCCAAAATCTGTAATactttttaaatctaaatcTGTCCATTTGTGTTATTTTTAGTCAAATATGCACCACTCATATAAAAGAACCACTGTATCAAATAAAGTGTTTTCTAGCTTATGTGATAATTATTATCTAATTCCTTCATggtattttcattttatgaatCTTTTAAAATCACATCCGAGATTAAATTGAGAAGaagttgatttaaaaattaatagttcAATTGTATTcgaaatattaataataaataatgtataaataatattaaaaacacatacacatatataatatcaaaattttaaaacattaaaaatagaataagtaAGTGTATCGAATTacttcaagtaatataaaatgataaaatcaaatatcGTTATCTCAATAGACTTATAATACTAGATAATTGTGCGATTAACAACTTATCTAAATTCAATAGAACAACATTCATTTACAAGTATgtgtaaagaaataaaattacaaatatacaaGGTTGGACTTTAGTATTGAAGGCACATAGATATGACATAGACTAGAAATGATATGAAATGACATTGTTAAGGTTAgttttcacctacttcactcttgTGCTTATCCAATCTCATCTCCTCTCCATCAAATTACTAAGGTCAATCCACAAAATTACTCTAGCCCCAATTCCTTAGGTTAAATAGCCTAATTTTTCCCTATTCAACTCCAATTTCTTGGAAGATCTAACAAGTAAAACCCACATTAAGATCTAGGATCTAAGACAACAAGTGAATCATCTTCCACTCCTAGAATTAATGAACAACTATGACTCTTGTTTCAATTCTAGATTACACAAGATAAGTTCCCAAAACCATGAATCAAAGATCAAGCCATGAACATCTCTATTACATGCAAACTTTAAGATTGGAGACAAAAATACTAGCAATTGATAGAAAAgacatatataaatacaaatcaaTAATCCAttttcatgaagatcctttaaGCTTACAAAATGgccatggaagaagaagaagaacccaaagaggaagaaaggagtGTTCCCACGAACCCCAGTAGCCCTCCAAGCTCTCCTCCAAGTGAAATCGCGCCTCTAAACCACCAAAGACCCAAACCCTTTCACGTTTTAGGGTTAAATAAACTCAAATTGCCACATCAGCCAGCAAAGGTGATGCTCAACGCCCCTGAAGGAGGCGCCCAGGCGAAAAATTCTGACAACAtaatggcgctcagcgcccttTGCTAAGGGGCACTCAGCGCGAGCACACCAGAAATCAACTTTTGTCCCCTAACCCACGGGCCTTCAACCTGACTCTGCTGCActgcatctttttctttttttctatagaTCTGCTTGTTTATGTGGTTGGTTCAATTCTTTACATTGTTGGATATTCTTCCAAGCACAttattagctacaaaataaagggattatagattaaatttaatcaaagtaacccaaaacataattattcataaaactaagataaaagagaggattaaaCAAGTTACATGCtagaaaaaagttaattttgctACTAAATTAATACTTagataatagtaaaaattagcattatcaattcttaatatttaaaatatttaaattaattaaatattaatgttcgcactttataaaaattaatgaaaacatAGAGATAACTATGACTGTGTATCTGAAtgtttatattatgttattttattttaatatgttaaatttatattaatttacttttagaaatatatatatatatatatatatatatatatatatatatatatatatatatttaatgtgtaatttataaatttgaatgaaaaaaaaataacgtattataattttgattaagtaattgaagaaaaataagaagaaacatTTTGAGaggaataaaaagaaacatattgaaaaagaagacatgttgagaaagaagaagaaaaaaaaagaagacacatattgaagaagaagaataagacaTATGTTAAAGATGGAGAAGAAGACACATGTTTTTATCAAACATCTATACAATAAcatagtattttatattttaaaatataagataatttgAAATGAGTCGAtaacaaatgataaaaatattatttattttattaagtgtCCTAATGAAGAAGGTTGTGCATGTAATATTTTCCCTCTAAATTATATCCAATATTTTCAGccaagtttttcattaacatAACAATTGATTCCCCTCATTGATATGTATAACAGTGGTTTCATAATATAAGACAATGTTTCCATAATAAGACCATATTTCTATATCATCTTTAGATATAAGAATGTGAGGTTATGTTTTATGAATATTTCTGTCCATAAATACATTTActggaaatatatatatacaagatcCTCTCTTAAAATATTCATCAAGAATTGGGTCATTTTTACTGATAGATGTGGCAACTATAGTTTGTGTGCtttatttaaagaaatgaaaGTCCAAATTTTATAGTGAAGAGTTTGTCCCATGTAAAGTTCTTACGTAGGTCAATCTGAGCAAGATTTACAATAGTCCAATCATTTTACTGCCATTAACATGAGCCTTGTACTTTGTTATTTCAAGTCCATACATGATTATTTATGCAGTTGTATACTACGATCATTACCCACACAAAATGTCAATGTTTCTGCTACATAATCATTGCATGAATGTGGCAAACTTGGCAAAGTGAACAGCCTTATTCTTCACTTTTCTGTTCTCACGCCCTTTGCTTGATTTCAAAGAAGGCAAGTTTCTAAATGTGGAACTTTCCATTTCCGAATGGTAACATTAGCAAACTTTCTCATTTGTTAATGCTAATTTCTAATCCATAGTTATGATTTCATCTTCTCTGCTTTCAAAACACTTTTTGCACTTGGCTTACTATCATTGGCTGAACTAGTAAAACCCTTTTGTATGAGTCTTTTTGTCACTTGTAGCCCCCACAAGAACCTAAGATACTGAGAAACTGTTTTCATGTCATCAACCAATGGTCCAATGCTGCTTCACCAAGAAATACAACAAAACCTATGCCAATAAATGGTAATGAAAACAAAGCAAAACCGTCCTTTAAATGGGATTTTAGACACTCAAACATACCTGCCCTTAAGGGTTAAATCATAATGCTTGCTTCCAATAACATAGTTTACAAGTgcttataataatattgtagCTATCCATCAAAAATAGGCTCATCCATTTGGTAAGTGAATTCAGTGGACACCAAAATCACAGAAATGTAACTTTTTCTATGATGATCACTGTGATAGCAACCCCTTTATTTTTGAAGTATATGTGACAGCTTATAAAGGGTTGCAAACAAatctaaaaacagaaaaagaatgTAAAACAGATGACACTCAAAGTGAAAGACAAACCCAAATCACATCCACACAAGTGAAAGCACATGGTATGATAGTTAGTTGAAGAGTTCCCAATTGAACTTGGGAGGGCCTGAACTATTGGCCATTGGGGGTGGTGGGGGAGGGGATGTGGATTGAACAGGGATTAATGGTGGGGCAAAATCAAACAGTTCCCAATTTGTGGTAACTACAACTCCTGAGGTGGAATTCCTTGAGGGTTGATGTTGTTCTTCATGGTAAAGTTCTAGGAAATTTTCATTTGAGTTCCttggttgtttttgttgttgctgTTCCTGAATTGGTGCTAAGGCTAATCTGTTATGTCCATTTGAGTGCTTTTCTTGTTGCTCCAAAACTGGTCCCAGTTTTTGACCATTTGAATGCTTCTGTTGATGCTGCACTGGTGCATGGTGTCCATTGCTACCAGGCAAGGAATTCTTAATCTTCAGCAAATCCAGAGTTTCAACATACTTTTGAACTCTTTTTACCTTCAAAATTAATGTTTCACTAACATTAGAACTAGAAGTGCTTAAACAGATGTAATTTGAGATACACTGATAAACAAAAATGAGTAAAATGCATCTCAGTATCTGGCATTACCTGAATTTTCCTCTTTAATTTCACATCCCCTTCAGCCATTATACCATCCAGTTTCAGCAATTGATTCATCAATAACTCAATCAGATTAAGCACATCTGTTTCTGCAAATCTTCCACCTTTGTTGATAATTGACTCAAATGCTGATACCTAACCAAATCCAATCACTGATCAGCTTCCAACTACACAGGCATTTGaatgtttgaaaatgaaaataaagtaaaaaaaaaattgaaaacaataataaattaatatcattAGCAACCACAACACATACCCTCCCTGCAAGCCTATCTACTTCCAAGCTGATTTCTGAGATTGATTTTGCAGCTTTCTCCATCTTAGCattcttccttctctctaacAACCTCTTCTCTTGACTAATAGGGTCTTCAACCAGCACTATCTTGGATTTATCCTTCACCCCAACCATGTCAAGAAAGGCCTTTGAATCCCTTTCCTTGTCTTTGTAAAACAGCTTTTGGTCTTCATGGTGTAATCCAGTTATCCCTGATAGCATCTTCTTCAACTCCCCTGCAAAACCCAGAAATTAAACACACACCATGACCCATACAAccaaaaagaagaacaaaagcAATACTAAAAGCAAATTCTGAGAGAACAACAACAGTGTTTATATGTAACAAGTTCTGTCCCACAAGAAAAAGGTGAAGCAACCGACAGAGAGAGAACATAAAGGgaaattaataacattaaaactgaaaaaagtgAAGAGTTACCAAATGTAGCTTGGGAACTAATGTTGACTTCATGGTAAATTGAACCATACTTGACCCTAACTCTAATGGAGGGAACAAGCACTGAGTTCCGATCCGACTCGGTGGTTCTCATCTGAACCAGCATTCCGCCTGGTCTCATCTCCCATTCCTTTGAACCGGACTCAACTCTGCCACCATCTGAACCTTCTTTCATGATGGAAGCAAGACCATTTGTCTTTTGGTTATTACTACTATAActattcttcatcttcatcatcttctctcACTCTTTCACTTTCACCACTATGCAATAAAGAGTGTGTGAGGAACAGAAGAAAAGAGATAGCTAGATCTCAGACAACTCAGATTCTCAAGCACCCATGACAGAAACCACACTGACTCAATTCACCAAACACCTGCAAAAACGAGTCTCAGTAATCTCTGACCATTCCAAAACAATAAGAGGCCTGGACTAATCAATGGCTTATGAGGAAAATGAACACCAACCCCTTCAAAAGCTGAACCTTCCTGGAGTCAAAGTACAGATCTTTAAGCCGAAATGTGACAGAAACTGTGAGTTTCAGAATTTTACAGCAAAATCTTGaacaagaaaaagattaaaagctAGAATAATCTGAAactgtattgttttttttatgaatgatgtTGAGGAGAAGATGTTGATGAATGATGAAAGTGAACAGAGTGAAGaattgaaacaaagaaaaattgattCTCCTTGGCGTTCTGGAGAAatcgaagaaagaaaaatggtgaAATGAAAACAGAAGAGAAAAGGAATATAAAAACGAGTGGCCAGCTAACTATGCTGACTCTTTGTGATATTCATATATACtctgcatttaattatttaattaattatttaattaaaataacgtTGTTTTTGATAATTCTcattaaaatatcattcatcaattattcttttgtttgttttcctaCTAATAAAATTAAGCATTTCATCACCCATTcatcaaattgtaattttatttttccttttgtagATCACTTTGACTTAGTCTTAGTCAAACttaatttgttttacaacaactgtagattatttttttttaagtcatcCACAAACATGTACTTCTGAATTTATAACAGGACAAAATTTCTttcgtaataaaaataaaatttagaataaaatacaatatcatatttttacattcatttaatatataatataagaataaaataattataaaaaataaatttttatatttttttaaaatagaaaaaaataaataaaaataaggtttaataggttcggaagtccctatatttgggggtttgtttcaattggatcctccaattttgaaagtgatcaattaggtccctaattttgtcaatttgaatcaataaaagttaaatgcacttaacgtgaagtttttgaacatgtggcatgcggacgcttccaggtggcaccgGACACCGTTTCAAGTgtataggtggattataaaagggtgaaatcccttttaatttagggatttcaccttcaaatacacccttttaatttagggatttcacccttttataatccacctatgcacttgaaacgatgccacctGAAAGCGTCaacgtgccacatgttcaaaaatttcacggcggtaactgcatttaacagaaaggcttttattgattcaaattgacaaaattagggacctaattgatcacttcaaaaattggaggacccaattgaaacaaacctccaaatataaggatctccgaacctattaaacctaaaaataatgtcaaatatatctgtatcaaaatattatttttcaaaaattaactaTAACGTACAGACAACTTTACTTTATTATCCagcatataattattttaaataaaacggttttaaagttaaaatttaaagagtttattttattttaaaagactttttaaaaaaaatagtaaaaaaataattctattaaaaaatattattagatattggtagattttaaaatatatttttatattcatcatatgtgaattataattgtaaagttaattatttgtgtgttaGTTCACTAAttccatttttataaaacaaagtaTGATAATTAATATGTTTAGAAAGATGCAtggaaaaattaagaaacatttGAAATTGTAACTTTAATCttaggtttttattttcaatcaaatatgtttgtaattgtaattttaaataaattaaattaaatttttattttaattattgttgattatatttttatgaaacaaaaaattgGCACGTTTCAtccaatttatattatttcatcattagtttttataacaattatttaaaaattcattactAACATGATTTCacattattatcaataaaaaaatataactcataatatttcttttaaataatgtttgtactttttcaagtttaattatattacatAACCAAGTGGAAAAtggtcaatttttttatatatagtttttaattttagttagaaaaaattaaacagacatttaaagttatatatatatatatatatatatatatatatattattttaatatcatttaaatattattttgtaattggtttatgtttgtatttatgattattattattaattgttaaataattttaaataaattacaaaattatacgtgaatattgttaaaatattgtaaaataaatttgtgaaactatcgtaattatatatatatatatatatatatatatatatatatatattaaatgaaatgtaaaagaaaaacaaaatagtgggcggaaagaaagagaaagagacaaGAAAAGCCGGCaaagtaatttttctttcataaattaatGGTTAAGAAAACGAGACAGGGAGAAGAGAAATCCATGATTTTgagtttttgtgcactttggtCCATGGTAAAGATGTTGCGTCCCTTGTTTCTTAGATGACACGTGTCATATAGGGGTATTTCGGGAATTTAGGAATAGACCAATCATTTGTATTTCACCAGTGGAGGTGAGTAGcctttgtaattttaatttgatggTGGAGTTGTTCAAAACAAATACTCAGTATTTACCCGCCAAAGCTTGCCATTGGTTAGCAAGtgacttaaatattataaatggaaaatatttaatgttggaaattaatttattttttaacactttgattaaatttatttattttttaataactaaattaaaggctttttacatatttaatatgcaaaattgattattattttttcattttttagcaCTTTGGTGAAAGTGAAgaactgagaaaaaaaaattcttctagAGTCTTATTTGATTACTTTGCTTTTGTAATTCGTTTTGTTATGtttccttcttttaaactttttgttaaaatttactatttaagaatcaaaacttttcttttatccaATTAAATAGTAAAGCACATTCCTACTTTTCATGTCTTTAAAGTACAATAGGATTAAGTTAACCACTACAACACTCTTTAAATATCTTtggaaaaaatatgtttatatttagttttcaaTTAACCACTACAACATTGTTTAAGTTtcttacataattattttagaagaattatattttgttaaaaataatgtatttgatataaattaattttttaaagtttcattttgatttcaacttgttctcacactattttttttttatcaaataacaaCTATAACATTGATGTTGTACCAAATACTATGGTGAATGACAAAGGTGATATGTAAGAATTTGTTAACAGATTTAGAGCAAGTGATGGTTGAAAGAGTCTATGACAAGAAAATctaatatttgttttctatGGAACACACAAGAATATAGAGGATAAAAAGAGTTTTTatttacaaactttattttcttataagtATTTTCGAAGTGAATATTTATTCATCTTCATGAAAcaaacatattttcaattttattctatattttctcTGAAAACCAAAAAGAGAAATGTTCAAATTATAAAGACCTGTTatctttttactaaaatttgttTGAGTCATTGTTTATATTCTAATGATAATTTCTTACTCTATaatatgaatttcaaatttcttttgaaCTTATTCAATAGGTGAAACTTGTATAGTACTTAATTGTATGGAAATTAgtgaatttaatgtttgaaaaaaaaaattataaatatagatcAGTCACTTGCAATGTAACATTTTATCTTATTACActttaaaatcaaatcaaggTTTTTGTCTGTTCCACCAATAAGGAGTTAAAGATTCCTGAATACTAAAATTATTAGACACCTGAAtgtaagaataataaatattatcattaatgCGTGATCAACTAATTTATATGGatctatatttatagttttattaatgAGATTTTGTTCAAGGTTAGCTTAATTATGATCTAAAGatgcttaaatttgattacttatttttatgataaatgaCTTTGATATTGATTTAGCTATGTTGATTGTTCTAACCGTATGGTCTCACTTGGCAGTTGACTGCTCTTGATTCACAgggaaaaatttgaaattattttgagtGTAGGATTGAGCTTAACTATTGTACTGCGAGTGTCTTAAAGGTCTGAATGTTTGTCCTTATACCATCATTCATCCTATTTGTCTGTGCGATCAAACATGAAGGTTACTTGTATCAcatatctttttatcttaaaCCTGGTCATACTTTATCTTAAATTGATCTGTATTAGGAGTAATCTTTTGTAGATTGACCATTCAGCCTCTTATCATCATCACTTGGTCTCAAAATTATACACGATCATGTTAATGGTATAATTAACTCTATTAAAACTATTTAGTTAGTGTGTGTATACAAATAAAACTGAGTAAGATATATACTCGATCATTCCACcggaaaaaacttaaaattgttTCGGATGTAAGGTTGATGTTAACGGTTCACTATATTGTGGGTGCTTTGAAGGTATGAATGTTTCGTTCTATCTATCCGTCTAGTCAAACATACAGGTTACTTATAAGAAGTACtctaatataaaagttaataaatattcaaatgttaaggcaattaatgtatattaaatattatggtATATCTCTTTATTTCAAACAATTTATAGacttcaaaatgaattttaaattaattataacccAATTAATTATAGTCATATTTCATCTTAAATTGATATGCATTAGGAATAATTTTTTGTAGATTGACCATTCGGCCTCTTATCATCACCACTGGATCTCAAAATTATATGCAATCATGTTAGTGGTATAATTAACTCTATCAAGACTATTTAATTGCCCTGTATACAAATAAAACTGACTAAAGATACTCGACCTACTAAACAATCCCATActttacaattaatataaaataaagtcagtaaaaagatgaaaaatataatataaacagttt
Coding sequences:
- the LOC106774874 gene encoding BAG family molecular chaperone regulator 3 — encoded protein: MMKMKNSYSSNNQKTNGLASIMKEGSDGGRVESGSKEWEMRPGGMLVQMRTTESDRNSVLVPSIRVRVKYGSIYHEVNISSQATFGELKKMLSGITGLHHEDQKLFYKDKERDSKAFLDMVGVKDKSKIVLVEDPISQEKRLLERRKNAKMEKAAKSISEISLEVDRLAGRVSAFESIINKGGRFAETDVLNLIELLMNQLLKLDGIMAEGDVKLKRKIQVKRVQKYVETLDLLKIKNSLPGSNGHHAPVQHQQKHSNGQKLGPVLEQQEKHSNGHNRLALAPIQEQQQQKQPRNSNENFLELYHEEQHQPSRNSTSGVVVTTNWELFDFAPPLIPVQSTSPPPPPPMANSSGPPKFNWELFN